One genomic window of Clostridium taeniosporum includes the following:
- a CDS encoding chemotaxis protein CheX: MDVNNINPILDAFTNVMPQLGLGDVKKKGVSLKGRFIESPGVIIIIGLIGDIKGNIIYTMNEEDAKKIASTMMMGMPVDEFNELAQSAISELVNMLTANASTNFSNNDVNVDISTPTLIHGKFTTNSSSDKVACISMEINGCIIDVNISLEKNTI; encoded by the coding sequence ATGGATGTCAATAATATAAATCCTATATTAGATGCATTTACAAATGTAATGCCTCAGTTAGGTTTAGGTGATGTTAAAAAAAAGGGAGTAAGTCTAAAGGGGAGATTTATAGAAAGTCCAGGTGTTATAATTATAATAGGACTTATTGGTGATATCAAAGGGAATATTATATATACTATGAATGAAGAAGATGCTAAAAAAATTGCATCAACTATGATGATGGGTATGCCTGTAGATGAATTTAATGAATTAGCACAAAGTGCTATTTCTGAACTAGTTAATATGTTGACTGCAAATGCCTCAACTAATTTTTCTAATAATGATGTAAATGTAGATATATCTACGCCAACACTTATACATGGAAAGTTTACTACAAACTCTAGTTCTGATAAAGTAGCATGCATATCCATGGAGATAAATGGATGCATAATAGATGTTAATATATCTTTAGAAAAAAATACAATTTAG
- a CDS encoding PTS transporter subunit EIIC, which translates to MRTEKIRSGTIMSNNYALKVNDLLQKAIDIISGMFIPIINVMSAAGILKGIVAILQATNIISPSSDTYVIFNGIADAFFYYIPVFLAFTCAKKLKANKYTAVFVAVIMLHPNITNLFKEKSIIDFIGININSVTYSSSVIPIILAIALLHYVECIFNKIIPNVVKEFFTPLCSVLVVVPITFIIFGPIGTVIGNVLANAYTNIYQLNSALAGACLGFLIQPMVIFGFHWSLVPLAINNIALNGSDTILALMGPAVFGQAGAALAVFFITKNKKLKTVAASASISAIFGVTEPALFGVNLLLKRPLLFVCIAGGIGGAIVGASGSSAMSFAFPGLGTIPVFLGMGFKGFLLGCIIAFIISFLLTIAFKFKDIENQN; encoded by the coding sequence ATGAGAACTGAAAAAATAAGAAGTGGAACAATTATGTCAAATAATTATGCATTAAAAGTAAACGATTTACTACAGAAAGCTATAGATATTATATCCGGTATGTTCATACCTATTATTAATGTAATGAGCGCAGCAGGAATTTTAAAGGGAATTGTTGCCATATTACAGGCTACTAATATAATATCACCAAGTAGTGATACATATGTAATTTTTAATGGTATAGCAGATGCATTTTTTTATTATATTCCAGTATTTTTAGCATTTACTTGTGCTAAAAAATTAAAAGCTAATAAATATACAGCAGTTTTTGTAGCAGTTATAATGCTACATCCTAATATAACAAATTTATTTAAAGAGAAAAGTATAATAGATTTCATAGGAATTAATATTAATTCTGTAACTTATTCATCAAGTGTAATTCCAATAATCTTAGCAATTGCACTTTTGCATTATGTTGAATGTATTTTTAACAAAATTATACCAAATGTAGTAAAAGAATTTTTTACTCCATTATGTTCTGTTTTAGTAGTAGTTCCAATAACATTTATAATATTTGGACCTATTGGAACTGTAATTGGAAATGTTTTAGCAAATGCATACACAAATATTTACCAATTAAATTCAGCTTTAGCAGGAGCATGTTTAGGATTTTTGATTCAACCTATGGTTATTTTTGGATTTCATTGGAGTCTTGTTCCTTTAGCAATTAATAATATTGCCTTAAATGGATCTGATACAATTTTAGCTTTAATGGGGCCAGCTGTTTTTGGACAAGCTGGAGCAGCTTTAGCAGTATTTTTTATTACTAAAAATAAAAAATTAAAGACAGTAGCAGCATCGGCATCAATCTCAGCCATATTTGGAGTAACAGAGCCAGCATTATTTGGTGTAAACCTTTTATTAAAAAGACCATTACTTTTTGTTTGTATAGCTGGTGGAATAGGTGGTGCTATAGTTGGAGCAAGTGGTTCAAGTGCTATGTCTTTTGCATTTCCAGGCTTAGGAACAATACCAGTTTTTTTAGGAATGGGATTTAAAGGTTTTCTACTTGGATGCATAATTGCTTTTATAATAAGTTTTTTATTAACAATAGCATTTAAATTTAAAGATATAGAAAATCAAAATTAA
- a CDS encoding flavodoxin family protein: MKISIIYFSKTGKTKEMAGVIASGMKLEKNIEVGIFHIDNIDYNFVDESKAVIFGTPTYYANTCWQIKKWFDESSGCNLSGKIGSVFATANYAQGGADTAILTIINHLMVKGMLVYSGGSSLGQPYIHLGAVALKENFEESKGMFKIFGTRIAKKAIELFTN; this comes from the coding sequence ATGAAAATATCAATAATTTATTTTAGTAAAACAGGAAAAACAAAAGAAATGGCAGGAGTTATTGCTTCTGGGATGAAATTAGAAAAAAATATTGAAGTAGGAATTTTTCATATTGATAATATTGATTATAATTTTGTTGATGAAAGCAAAGCTGTAATATTTGGTACCCCAACTTATTATGCTAATACATGTTGGCAAATAAAGAAATGGTTTGATGAATCTTCTGGATGCAATCTTAGTGGGAAAATTGGTTCTGTATTCGCAACAGCTAATTATGCACAAGGTGGTGCAGATACTGCTATACTAACCATTATTAATCACCTTATGGTTAAAGGTATGTTAGTTTATTCAGGTGGTTCTTCTTTAGGACAACCGTATATTCATTTAGGGGCTGTTGCACTAAAAGAAAATTTTGAAGAAAGTAAAGGAATGTTTAAAATATTTGGAACTCGTATAGCTAAAAAAGCAATTGAATTATTTACAAACTAA
- a CDS encoding VOC family protein — MAHIGIPTKDIEKTKKFYNSLGFKTLMETFNEEAKEKVAFLQLNDMVLETYETLNVAGKSGAVDHIAISVNNIEDLFNEIKSRDYYLLHDSIQYLPFWDNGVKFFMIKGPSEEKIEFCQKL, encoded by the coding sequence ATGGCCCATATAGGAATTCCAACTAAAGATATAGAAAAAACTAAGAAATTTTATAATAGTTTAGGTTTTAAAACTTTAATGGAAACATTTAATGAAGAAGCAAAAGAAAAAGTAGCATTTCTTCAACTAAATGATATGGTTTTAGAAACATATGAAACATTAAATGTAGCTGGAAAATCAGGGGCGGTAGATCATATAGCTATAAGTGTTAATAATATTGAAGATTTATTTAATGAAATTAAAAGTAGAGATTATTATTTATTACATGATAGTATTCAATATTTACCTTTTTGGGACAATGGTGTTAAGTTCTTTATGATAAAAGGTCCTTCAGAAGAGAAAATAGAATTTTGCCAAAAATTATAA
- a CDS encoding response regulator — MKDIKILIVDDSPFQIALLRDVLTENGFNVVGEAQSLEEAIESIKKEKPNLVTMDMTMPGTDGFECTRAIHKIDKNIKVIVVSAMMDDELIKKAKKTNISGYIQKPVDSEELTLLINRVMGDEELYSELENLYPNIFKESIINLFNRLTKTEVQVIDENNIDKEIHSEGIVVIVGIIGKCSGRMIFDMSFETAKNLVKILLKREAKDTKELLNVVAEIANMFAGNACSMINKNNKVFGLRVAPPTTFHGESMNISRVEVDNDYSAKVKTQFGYLSINIGFKRGESEWMSII, encoded by the coding sequence ATGAAAGATATAAAAATTTTAATAGTTGATGATTCACCATTTCAAATAGCATTACTTAGAGATGTATTAACAGAAAATGGATTTAATGTTGTTGGTGAAGCACAATCTTTAGAAGAAGCCATTGAATCTATAAAAAAAGAGAAACCTAATTTAGTTACCATGGATATGACTATGCCAGGTACTGATGGTTTCGAATGTACAAGAGCGATTCATAAAATTGATAAAAATATTAAAGTTATTGTTGTTAGTGCAATGATGGATGATGAACTTATAAAGAAAGCTAAAAAGACTAATATATCAGGTTATATTCAAAAACCAGTTGATTCGGAAGAATTAACTTTATTAATAAATAGAGTTATGGGGGATGAAGAACTTTATTCTGAATTAGAAAATTTGTATCCAAATATATTTAAAGAATCTATAATAAATTTATTTAATAGACTGACAAAAACAGAGGTTCAAGTTATTGATGAAAATAATATTGACAAAGAAATACATAGTGAAGGTATTGTGGTCATTGTCGGTATTATTGGAAAATGTTCAGGAAGAATGATTTTTGATATGTCATTTGAAACAGCTAAAAATCTTGTAAAAATATTATTAAAAAGAGAGGCAAAAGATACAAAAGAATTACTTAATGTAGTAGCCGAAATTGCTAATATGTTTGCAGGAAATGCATGTTCAATGATAAATAAGAATAATAAGGTGTTTGGATTAAGAGTTGCACCACCAACTACTTTTCATGGAGAATCAATGAACATATCAAGAGTGGAAGTAGATAATGATTATTCTGCAAAAGTTAAAACTCAGTTTGGATATTTGTCAATAAATATAGGATTTAAAAGAGGTGAAAGTGAATGGATGTCAATAATATAA
- a CDS encoding carbohydrate kinase family protein: protein MFDVVAIGELLIDFTFGGKDDAGNTIFCEKAGGAPANVLAANSKLGGKTAFIGKVGQDSFGEFLKETLENLNINIKGLVRTNKVNTTLAFVNIDKNGERSFSFYRNPGADMMLQYDEVNKEVIDQCNIFHFGSVSLTKGPSQEATLKSVEYAKKKGKIISYDPNYRPLLWDNNEYAKKMMLEGLKFADIIKVSDEELELLTGETDLIKGSKELSKNGATLVLISLGEKGSFYRKGDIYGLVEPYKVKAIDTNGAGDSFFGALHYKLIGKSLADIEKMTREEIEDIIKFANVAGAITTTRSGAISALPELKEIENIML, encoded by the coding sequence ATGTTTGATGTAGTGGCAATAGGTGAATTATTAATAGATTTTACATTTGGTGGGAAAGATGATGCTGGTAATACTATATTTTGTGAAAAAGCAGGTGGAGCACCAGCAAATGTTTTAGCTGCAAATAGTAAATTAGGTGGAAAAACAGCTTTTATAGGAAAAGTTGGACAAGACTCATTTGGAGAATTTTTAAAAGAAACACTTGAAAATTTAAATATTAATATAAAGGGATTAGTAAGAACTAATAAGGTAAATACAACTTTAGCTTTTGTAAATATAGATAAGAACGGGGAACGTTCATTTAGTTTTTATAGAAATCCAGGAGCAGATATGATGCTACAATATGATGAGGTCAATAAGGAAGTCATTGATCAGTGTAATATTTTTCATTTTGGATCTGTATCTTTAACAAAAGGTCCATCTCAAGAAGCAACTTTAAAATCAGTTGAATATGCAAAGAAAAAAGGGAAGATTATAAGTTATGATCCTAACTATAGACCACTTTTATGGGATAATAATGAATATGCCAAAAAGATGATGTTAGAAGGATTAAAATTTGCAGATATTATCAAAGTTTCAGATGAGGAATTAGAGTTATTAACTGGTGAAACAGATTTAATAAAAGGTTCAAAGGAATTATCAAAAAATGGTGCGACTTTAGTACTGATTTCACTTGGAGAAAAAGGATCATTTTATAGAAAAGGTGATATTTATGGATTAGTTGAACCTTACAAAGTTAAAGCAATAGATACAAATGGAGCAGGGGATTCCTTCTTTGGTGCATTACATTATAAATTAATAGGAAAAAGTTTAGCAGATATTGAAAAAATGACAAGAGAAGAAATTGAAGATATCATTAAATTTGCTAATGTAGCAGGAGCTATTACAACAACAAGAAGTGGTGCTATATCAGCATTACCAGAATTAAAAGAAATTGAAAATATAATGTTATAG
- a CDS encoding IS256 family transposase, translating to MRVPDINYQEEIKKCKSMDDVVGKNGLMQRLLKDVMQQLLEAEMEEHLGREKYERTDNDSDKNYRNGYSKKDVRSSYGEIPIDIPRDRKSEFEPRTIRKYETDCNELDKKIIGLYARGMSTRDIQSELEELYGIDVSPSMISKITDKVMIAAAEWQNRMLDPVYPIVYMDAIHFKVRDEHRIVTKAAYICMGVDMEGYKDILGIWIGEAEGAKFWLSVCNDLNNRGVKDILIACMDGLRGLPDAIKAVFPKVCIQNCIIHQIRNSMKYVSYKNRKEFMKDLKLVYKADTEEIALTQLDRLKNKWDDVYSTVTDSWYENWDRLSTYFSYTKEIRKMIYTTNALEGFNRQLRKFTKIRTVFPTDDSLRKSLYLATDQVMKKWTSPIANWGITLLKLEIMFKDRIEEALAI from the coding sequence ATGAGAGTACCAGATATAAATTATCAAGAAGAAATAAAGAAATGCAAAAGTATGGACGATGTTGTGGGTAAGAATGGGTTAATGCAAAGATTATTAAAAGATGTTATGCAACAACTACTTGAAGCTGAAATGGAAGAACATTTAGGTAGAGAAAAATATGAGAGAACCGATAACGATAGTGACAAGAATTATAGAAATGGGTATTCAAAAAAAGATGTTAGAAGCAGCTACGGGGAGATACCTATAGATATTCCTAGAGATAGAAAATCAGAGTTTGAACCAAGAACTATAAGAAAATATGAAACTGATTGTAATGAATTAGATAAAAAAATAATTGGTTTATATGCTCGTGGAATGTCTACAAGAGACATTCAATCCGAACTGGAAGAATTATATGGAATAGATGTATCTCCATCAATGATATCTAAAATAACAGATAAAGTAATGATTGCAGCTGCTGAATGGCAAAATAGAATGTTAGATCCTGTGTATCCTATAGTTTATATGGATGCTATTCATTTTAAAGTGAGAGACGAACATAGAATAGTTACAAAGGCTGCTTATATTTGCATGGGTGTTGATATGGAAGGCTATAAAGATATATTAGGAATATGGATTGGCGAAGCCGAAGGAGCAAAATTTTGGCTTAGCGTTTGTAATGATTTAAATAATCGTGGTGTTAAAGACATATTAATTGCATGTATGGACGGTTTAAGAGGATTACCAGATGCTATTAAAGCTGTTTTTCCAAAAGTATGTATTCAAAATTGCATAATACATCAAATAAGAAATTCAATGAAATATGTATCATATAAAAATAGAAAAGAATTTATGAAAGACTTAAAACTGGTGTATAAAGCAGATACAGAGGAGATAGCGCTAACGCAGCTCGATAGGCTAAAGAATAAATGGGATGATGTTTATAGTACTGTAACAGATTCATGGTATGAAAATTGGGATAGATTGTCTACATATTTTTCATATACTAAAGAAATTAGAAAAATGATTTACACTACTAATGCACTAGAAGGATTTAATAGGCAATTAAGAAAATTCACTAAAATTAGAACAGTATTTCCAACAGATGATTCTTTGCGAAAATCATTATATTTAGCAACAGATCAAGTTATGAAAAAATGGACTTCACCAATAGCTAATTGGGGAATAACTCTTTTAAAATTAGAAATAATGTTCAAAGATAGAATCGAGGAAGCGTTAGCAATATAG
- a CDS encoding ROK family transcriptional regulator: MLYEKTTNIEVRKYNRNTIYRFIYNSKKTSKQEIAKNLGVSLPTIAQHLKTLSEEGLISEDGEFKSTGGRKAKAIVCVKDSRISAGLDITQNHISIVLVDLGGNILKNIRIEKHFENSDEYYKNVAGILCEFIENSEFRNSKILGVGISIPGIISSDKKEIIDSHVLHIKNTRCEELIKHIPYECIFCNDANAAGKAELWNEDSEKNIIYLSLSNSVGGSIYYNEKMYLGDNERAGEFGHMVIMPNGKQCYCGQKGCVDAYCSAKVLSDSTKGKLSEFFTLLNNSNKEQVEIWKDYINKLAIVINNLRMAFDCNIILGGYVGAYLDEHIDEVKNSISKYNTFEIDIKYLRVCHYKLESSAVGAALLHIEDFIKQI, from the coding sequence ATGTTATATGAAAAAACCACTAATATAGAAGTAAGAAAATACAATAGAAATACTATTTATAGATTTATATATAATAGTAAAAAAACATCAAAACAAGAAATAGCTAAAAATTTGGGCGTTAGTTTACCTACTATTGCCCAACATTTAAAGACTTTATCAGAAGAAGGATTAATTAGTGAAGATGGAGAGTTTAAATCTACTGGTGGAAGAAAAGCAAAGGCTATAGTTTGTGTTAAGGATTCAAGAATTTCGGCAGGTCTGGATATTACTCAAAATCATATAAGTATAGTTTTAGTTGATTTAGGAGGAAATATTTTAAAGAACATAAGAATAGAAAAACATTTTGAAAATAGTGATGAATATTATAAGAATGTTGCAGGTATATTATGTGAATTTATAGAAAATAGTGAATTTAGAAATTCAAAAATTTTAGGTGTTGGAATTTCTATTCCTGGAATTATTTCTTCAGATAAGAAAGAAATAATAGATTCTCATGTTTTACATATAAAGAATACAAGATGTGAAGAATTAATTAAACATATACCTTATGAATGTATATTTTGTAATGATGCAAATGCAGCAGGGAAAGCAGAACTTTGGAATGAAGATAGTGAAAAAAATATAATATATCTTTCACTAAGTAATAGTGTAGGAGGATCAATATATTATAATGAAAAAATGTATCTTGGAGATAATGAGCGTGCTGGAGAATTTGGTCATATGGTAATAATGCCAAATGGAAAACAATGTTATTGTGGACAGAAAGGATGTGTAGATGCGTATTGTTCAGCAAAAGTATTGTCAGATAGTACTAAGGGAAAATTATCAGAATTTTTTACTTTGCTTAATAATAGTAACAAAGAACAGGTTGAAATTTGGAAAGATTATATTAATAAGCTTGCTATTGTTATTAATAATTTAAGAATGGCATTTGATTGTAATATTATATTAGGAGGATATGTAGGAGCATATTTAGATGAACATATTGATGAAGTCAAAAACAGTATATCTAAATATAATACATTTGAAATAGATATTAAGTATTTAAGAGTTTGTCATTATAAATTAGAATCTAGTGCAGTAGGGGCAGCGTTATTACATATAGAAGATTTTATAAAGCAAATTTAA
- a CDS encoding iron-containing alcohol dehydrogenase, translated as MKFNYNLPINLLFGRGKINEVGKEAAKYGKKVLIVTGKNSTKKSGLLDKTINLLKQSKIEVEVFDKVSQNPVTTTVYEGVEVAKTTGCDVILGLGGGSIMDAAKSIAFSTRNPGDISDYIFGIKQGTEALPIILVPTTCGTGSEGNSFSVLTNPETKDKKSLRTNAIIAKASIVDPELMVTMPKHIIASVGFDALAHNMEAYVSKAGQPLTDIQALYGVKLIAENLPKIYNDQTDLDAWEKVSLGSTLGGMVIGVAGVTAPHGLEHPASGLRDIVHGKGLAALTPIIVEKSWQSDIEKYTNISKLLGGTNAEDCSDAIRNFLKKIHLNITLSELGIEAKDIDWMVKNCMKVSKPSITNHPKEFTLEEIKDIYYKSL; from the coding sequence ATGAAATTTAATTATAACCTTCCAATAAATCTTTTATTTGGAAGAGGTAAAATAAATGAAGTAGGAAAAGAAGCAGCTAAATATGGAAAAAAAGTTCTTATAGTAACTGGTAAGAACAGTACAAAAAAAAGTGGATTACTTGATAAAACAATTAATTTATTAAAACAATCAAAAATTGAAGTTGAAGTTTTTGATAAAGTTAGTCAAAATCCAGTTACTACAACAGTATATGAAGGAGTTGAAGTTGCAAAAACAACAGGATGTGATGTCATTTTAGGACTTGGTGGTGGAAGTATTATGGATGCTGCAAAAAGTATTGCATTTTCAACTAGAAATCCTGGTGATATATCTGATTACATATTTGGAATAAAACAAGGAACAGAAGCATTACCAATAATTTTAGTTCCAACAACATGTGGAACAGGAAGTGAAGGAAATAGTTTTTCAGTTCTTACTAACCCTGAAACTAAAGACAAAAAATCTCTTAGAACCAATGCTATTATTGCCAAAGCATCAATTGTTGATCCAGAACTTATGGTTACAATGCCAAAACATATAATTGCATCAGTTGGATTTGATGCATTAGCACACAATATGGAAGCCTATGTATCAAAAGCAGGACAACCATTAACTGATATACAAGCCCTTTATGGAGTTAAATTAATCGCTGAAAATTTACCTAAAATATATAATGATCAAACAGATTTAGATGCCTGGGAAAAAGTAAGCTTAGGAAGTACTTTAGGTGGTATGGTAATTGGGGTAGCAGGGGTAACAGCCCCACATGGACTAGAACATCCTGCAAGTGGATTACGTGACATTGTTCATGGAAAAGGTCTTGCTGCATTAACACCCATAATTGTTGAAAAATCATGGCAAAGTGACATAGAAAAATACACTAATATATCAAAATTATTAGGTGGCACAAATGCTGAAGATTGTTCAGATGCTATAAGAAATTTCTTAAAGAAAATTCACTTAAATATAACATTAAGTGAACTTGGAATAGAAGCAAAAGATATTGATTGGATGGTAAAAAATTGCATGAAAGTTTCAAAACCAAGCATTACAAATCATCCTAAAGAATTTACATTAGAAGAAATAAAAGATATTTACTATAAATCATTATAA
- a CDS encoding AEC family transporter, translating to MLGIIKNTITDNAILGAIFSSIFIILLGFYLRKKEILNSVASKMLTKVVLSVSLPALAFTAFMKDINGKQLREGLSILVWGFAIYIILIPITKFIYLKVKGDKQDVYRVLTIFGSTTFFSTPIIAVVYGVVGVMYANIFNIAYRVFLYSYAFIKMSGAKMDKDNFKKNMKEIFLNPIIIATFLGLFIWLFQENLPQVAVQVKGEVKEVAFLRIDQTIPWLYKPLTYLKTLASPLAWLSIGSTLAEVPFKKAVSQKDAWVYSVIKVMLVPVLNLVLLMVLNKLNILPVSFEGLAATVIMMAAPTATVAAAYAISYDREALFTSNCSLLSTVFAVFAMPVWIVILEVIKSLGIF from the coding sequence GTGTTAGGAATTATAAAAAATACAATAACAGATAATGCAATTTTAGGAGCAATTTTTTCATCAATATTTATTATTTTATTAGGTTTTTATTTAAGAAAGAAAGAGATATTAAATTCAGTTGCATCTAAGATGCTTACTAAAGTTGTTCTTTCCGTTTCACTACCAGCATTAGCATTTACAGCTTTTATGAAGGATATAAACGGAAAGCAATTAAGAGAAGGTTTAAGTATATTAGTATGGGGATTTGCAATTTATATTATTTTAATTCCAATTACTAAGTTTATTTATTTAAAAGTAAAGGGAGATAAGCAAGACGTATACAGAGTTTTAACTATATTTGGTTCAACTACATTCTTTTCTACTCCAATTATTGCTGTAGTTTATGGTGTAGTAGGAGTAATGTATGCAAATATATTTAATATTGCTTATAGAGTATTCTTGTATTCATATGCATTTATTAAAATGTCAGGAGCAAAAATGGACAAGGATAATTTCAAGAAGAATATGAAGGAAATTTTCTTAAATCCAATTATTATTGCAACATTTTTAGGATTATTTATTTGGCTATTCCAAGAAAATTTACCACAAGTAGCGGTTCAAGTTAAGGGAGAAGTAAAAGAAGTTGCTTTCTTAAGAATTGACCAAACAATTCCATGGTTATATAAACCACTTACTTATTTAAAAACATTAGCATCACCACTTGCTTGGTTATCAATAGGGTCTACTTTAGCAGAAGTACCATTCAAGAAAGCCGTATCACAAAAAGATGCTTGGGTATACAGTGTAATTAAAGTTATGTTAGTACCAGTATTGAATTTAGTATTATTAATGGTATTAAATAAATTAAACATTTTACCAGTTTCATTTGAAGGTTTAGCAGCAACTGTTATAATGATGGCAGCACCAACTGCTACAGTGGCAGCAGCATATGCTATTAGTTATGATAGAGAAGCATTATTTACATCAAATTGTTCATTATTATCTACTGTATTTGCAGTATTTGCAATGCCAGTTTGGATAGTTATTTTAGAAGTTATAAAAAGTTTAGGAATATTTTAG
- a CDS encoding NAD(P)-dependent alcohol dehydrogenase yields MKGKMKVAVMNGIGKMGFEEREIPNVLDNEVLVKIDYVGICGSDLHYYETGRIGDYIVEPPFVLGHEPGGVVVEVGKNVSHLKVGDRVALEPGKTCGQCEFCKTGRYNLCPDVIFFATPPVGGTFQEYVAHEADLCFKLPDNVSTMEGGLIEPLAVGFHAAKQGDAHAGQSAVVLGAGCIGLVTMLALKAMGVTEIYVVDIMKNRLDKALELGATAVINGKEKDAVKAILELTNGKGCDLAFETAGTDITSQQAVSMVKKGSNIVLVGYGKTGMINMPMSLALDKEITFKTVFRYRHIYPMAIKAVESGAVNLKGIVTNIFEFDDVQNAMDYSVKNKAEIVKAVVKISK; encoded by the coding sequence ATGAAGGGAAAAATGAAAGTAGCAGTAATGAATGGAATTGGAAAAATGGGCTTTGAAGAAAGAGAAATACCTAATGTATTAGATAATGAAGTCCTTGTAAAAATAGATTATGTTGGAATTTGTGGATCAGATCTTCATTATTACGAAACAGGAAGAATAGGTGATTATATAGTTGAACCACCATTTGTATTAGGACATGAACCAGGTGGAGTTGTAGTTGAAGTTGGTAAAAATGTATCACATCTAAAAGTAGGTGATAGAGTAGCATTAGAACCAGGAAAGACATGTGGTCAATGTGAATTTTGTAAAACTGGAAGATATAATCTTTGTCCAGATGTAATATTTTTTGCAACACCACCAGTTGGAGGAACATTTCAAGAATATGTAGCTCATGAAGCAGATCTTTGTTTTAAGTTACCAGATAATGTGAGTACTATGGAAGGTGGATTAATAGAACCACTTGCTGTAGGTTTCCATGCAGCAAAACAAGGGGATGCTCATGCAGGACAAAGTGCAGTAGTATTAGGTGCAGGTTGTATTGGACTTGTTACAATGCTTGCATTAAAAGCAATGGGCGTAACAGAAATATATGTTGTAGATATTATGAAAAATAGATTAGATAAAGCATTAGAATTAGGAGCAACAGCAGTAATAAATGGAAAAGAAAAAGATGCAGTAAAGGCTATTTTAGAATTAACTAATGGCAAAGGTTGTGATTTGGCATTTGAAACAGCTGGAACAGATATTACTTCTCAACAAGCAGTTAGTATGGTTAAGAAAGGTTCAAACATAGTATTAGTTGGATATGGTAAAACTGGTATGATTAATATGCCAATGAGTTTAGCTTTAGATAAAGAAATTACATTTAAAACTGTATTTAGATATAGACATATTTATCCAATGGCAATTAAAGCTGTAGAAAGTGGAGCAGTAAATTTAAAGGGAATTGTTACAAATATTTTTGAATTTGATGATGTCCAAAATGCAATGGATTATAGCGTAAAGAATAAAGCTGAAATTGTAAAAGCAGTAGTAAAAATTTCTAAATAG